The segment AACGCCCGTTCAGTTGATCGATGCCCAAAACGATAATGAGACCTCCCGCCATGTACTCCCCCAGAAAATCGCCTGCACCGCCGCCGATAACGATCACAGGTTGTTTATCCTCATAGGATTTCATGTGGATTCCCACACGGTAACCGACATTTCCCCGCACGAAGAGCTTTCCGCCTCGCATGGCGTATCCCAGGATGTCGCCCGCATCTCCCCTGACGATCACCTTGCCGGCGTTCATCGTGTTGCCCACGCCATCTTGTGCGTTCTCGCTGACTTCGATCGTCGGCCCGTCCATAAACGAAGCCAGGGCGTTGCCCGGCACGCCGTTTACCTCGAGGTGCACCTGGGCTTTCAACCCCCCGCCGATGTAGCGTTGGCCGTTCACGTCATCCAGACGAATGTCCCGCTCTCCTGCGGCCACTGCCTGGCGAATCTTTCGGTTGAGTTCTTGATAATGAACGCCTTTGGCGTTGATTTTCATAGGTACACCCCTTCGCCCTCCACAAGATGCTTGCGATAATCCTTCGGCAGGGAAATCAACCCAAAGTCCTCACTCAGGAGCACGTCACGGAAGCTGCTCACGTCCATCTGCTCTCGAATCAACCCTGTGTAGATGCCCGCCCGGTCGATGTCGCGCACCAGGATCGCGCCTACGATGACGCCGTCACGAAGCACGACTTTCTTATACGCATCCCGCTTTCGATCGAAATGCTTGAGCACTTCAAGACCGTTCTCTTCCGCCTGCATTATGCCGACGGATATCGTGGGGACGTCGAAAAGTTGGATGGAATTCATGGCGAAACTGCCGGGGTACGCTTTACAGCCGCCCGCCATGTTGCACCCCGCAACCCAACCCTGTTTGTACGCATTCGGCCAGATGGCAATCGGACGCACCTTGTTGAGCAGAATGTCACGCACTTCGACGACGTCGCCGGCAGCATAGACATCCTCGACTGCCGTCTGCATATGCTCGTCGACCTGAATGCCCTGTGCGGTCTGAATCGGCGTGTTTTCGACCAGCGAAATGTTGGGCCGGACGCCGATGCCAAACACCACCATTTGACACTCGATGCGGCGGTGGTCTTTAAGCACGACACCGCCGATGCGATTCTTGTACTGCAAGATTCGTTCGACGGTGTTACCGGTCACCAGCGCAATTCCCTTTTGCGCCAGCCGTCGTTGGACGATTTCGGAGGCCTTTTGGTCGAAATTCGCGCTCATGATTCGATCCATGAGTTCGATGATGGTCACTTCGAGTCCGAGTTCGTCGAAGGCCTCAGCGGCCTTGAGTCCGATCAAACCGCCGCCGATCACCACCACCCGCGACACGGAATACGTCTCGAGATATTCTTGAATCGCCCTGGCGTCGTCCCATCCCATGAGGGTGAAAACCCCCTTCAATTGGGAACCATCTACCTGCGGCACGACCGCCGACCCGCCCGTGGCGATGAGCAGCTTTTCGAAATTCAACTGCGAACCGTCATCTATTACGAGACGCCGTTCCAGGACATCCAGCTCGCATACTTCCCTGCCCAGGATCGTGCGAACCCCTTTGCGCTCGTAAAAACCGTCATCTCGATAATACATGCGAGATTCGTCTACGTGGCCGGCGAGCAGGTAGGTGATCAAGGGCCGGGAGTAGGCTCGATATTTTTCACGGGAGACGATCACGATTTCGCCCGTGTCGTCTTGCGAGCGGATCGCCTCCACGGCACCGATTGCCGCGGCAGAATTGCCGATGATCGTGTAACTCATGCGACGACCCTTTCTTCGAAGGTGATCGCCTCATTGGGACAGTTCCGAACGCAGACCGGGATTTCCTCCCCCAAACACAGGTCACATTTCGAAGCCACCTTCTTCACTTCCAAATCCCGCTTGATCACCCCAAAGGGGCACACCATGATGCACATCCAACAGCCCACGCATTTTTCTTCATCGCACAGAACGGCATTCGTCTCTTCATCCCGCTGCATGGCGCCGGTGATACACGCCTCCACACACGGCGCTTCTTCGCAGTGGCGGCACTGCAGTGCAAACGACAGGTACCCCTGTTCTTCCACCACGAGCATGGCCATGGCGCGCGGAAATTCTTCCTTGAAGGCTTTTACGATTTTCTTCGACTCCGAATGGCGCACGAGGCAGTGAATTTCACACAACCGGCATCCGATGCAGTACTCCTCGTGAATGTAAATTCGCTTCATATACGTCTCCCGAGTTGCTCCGCCTACCAAGCTTCGCCGGCCGCTTTGATACCCAGGATATCCAATTCGCTCTGGGTCATTCCGACGCCGCGCAAGTGTTCCCGATTGCCGCGCAGACTCTCGATGGCGTTGATCCCCATGCCTCCCAGCATTTCTTTGATCTCCAACGACCAACCCCGCAGCAGATTGACCAGACGCCGCTGGGCGATGTTGGGATTGAGGCGTTTGGTGAGATACGGATCCTGGGTGGCGATGCCCCAATTACACTTGCCCGTGTAGCATTTCTGGCACAGATGGCAGCCCATCGCCACCAGTGCAGAAGTAGCGATGTAAACCGCATCGGCACCGAGCGCGATCGCCTTGACGATGTCGGCGCTGTTGCGGAAACCTCCACCGGCGATGATCGAAGCACGATGGCGAATCCCCTCTTCCCGCAGCCGCTGGTCGACCGCCGCGATGGCCAGCTCGATGGGAAGCCCCACATGGTCACGGATCATGGTCGGTGCAGCGCCGGTACCACCGCGCAAACCGTCGATGGCCACGATGTCCGCA is part of the Anaerolineales bacterium genome and harbors:
- a CDS encoding FAD-dependent oxidoreductase, producing the protein MSYTIIGNSAAAIGAVEAIRSQDDTGEIVIVSREKYRAYSRPLITYLLAGHVDESRMYYRDDGFYERKGVRTILGREVCELDVLERRLVIDDGSQLNFEKLLIATGGSAVVPQVDGSQLKGVFTLMGWDDARAIQEYLETYSVSRVVVIGGGLIGLKAAEAFDELGLEVTIIELMDRIMSANFDQKASEIVQRRLAQKGIALVTGNTVERILQYKNRIGGVVLKDHRRIECQMVVFGIGVRPNISLVENTPIQTAQGIQVDEHMQTAVEDVYAAGDVVEVRDILLNKVRPIAIWPNAYKQGWVAGCNMAGGCKAYPGSFAMNSIQLFDVPTISVGIMQAEENGLEVLKHFDRKRDAYKKVVLRDGVIVGAILVRDIDRAGIYTGLIREQMDVSSFRDVLLSEDFGLISLPKDYRKHLVEGEGVYL
- a CDS encoding 4Fe-4S dicluster domain-containing protein, translated to MKRIYIHEEYCIGCRLCEIHCLVRHSESKKIVKAFKEEFPRAMAMLVVEEQGYLSFALQCRHCEEAPCVEACITGAMQRDEETNAVLCDEEKCVGCWMCIMVCPFGVIKRDLEVKKVASKCDLCLGEEIPVCVRNCPNEAITFEERVVA